In the genome of Sinorhizobium chiapasense, the window AGGGCAGCGCGAAGTCATCGAGCGGATAACGCGCATTGTCGATGGAAAGACCGGAAAGTGCGCTGAGTCCGAGAATCGAAAAAAGGCTGCCCTTGGGTAGGTCGATCTCGCGGGAACCGGGCAACAAGGGATGGGCCTCCTCCTCGCCGGAGGTCATCAGCACCGGCAACCCCTCTTCGGCGATCGCCACGGCGCGCAGCAGATGCAGGAAGGCATGGTCGCTTCTGGTGCCGCCAAGCGCTCCGACGAAGATCAGCGACGTTGCGCCCCGCGCAAGCGCCGCCTCGACCCCGATCTCGCCGTCGGTCGCGCTCTTGGCCGCCGGATAGCGCTCGCGCGGCACCGCGGCGAATGCGGCCAGCAACGCGTCGTCAGTCGAATCGAAGTCGCCGACCCAGAGCTCGGGAACGATACCAAGCGCCTTCGCATGGCGCATGCCACCGTCGGCCGCGATGAAGCGACTGCCGGAAAGCTGCTTTGCGAGCCGCTCGGTGCGGGTGAGCGCGCCCCCGAGAAGGATGGTGAAGGTCTGTTGGGCCATGGCAGAAGCCCATAGCGCAAAGGGACGACAAAGGAAAAGGCCGAAAGCCATTTTGCGGCGGCAAGGCTGCGCTTTTCGGCGGCTGCGTCTCCGGCGATCAGTCCTCCGGCGGAGCTTCACCGGGAAAAAGCATGCCGGCATAAATGCCGGGCGTCGAATCCGGTATCTCCACCGCGCCGACGGTGCGGGCGTAGAAATCCGCGGGACCGACACCGCCGATGATGGCGTAGCCGTAGCCGGCGGTGCGCATCGCCATCAGGCTTTCGATAAGCAGTGCCTCGCCGATCCCCTGACCACGCATCGCCTCGTCGACGCCTGTCGGCCCGAAGAAACCAAGCGCCGTCACGTCATGGCAGGCGAAGCCGACGATCCGGCCTTCGTGGACGGCGACATGGATCCGCGTCGGGGTTGAGGAGAAGGCAGCCTCGGCCTCACCTGCCCAGCCGGCGCCGAACCGTTCTTCGATCCAGGCGAGCACGATACCGCGTTCCGGAGCCATCGCCCGGCGAATGCTGATGCCAGGACCGAGCCGGGAAGCACGCCTTTCAGGCAAGGCATAGAGACGAACGAGCATGTCTGGCATGAGAATACCTCCCCACTACGGCGCCGCGCGTCTGATCAGACGCGCAAAGGACGCTGTTGCACTTTGAATTGCTGCAGGAGACGAACAAACGCCGCCGACAAGTGTTTGGTCTAATAGCGCAGATGGCTTGGACGGCAAATGTTTCCGCCGAAACTCGGCTTGCCAGACCTGCCGCCGAAAGCTAAATCTTTGCTGCTCTAACGGGGTGCCTTCGGTCCGCTTGCGGAACCAAGGCTGAGAGGCTCAAGCCAACCCGCGGAACCTGATCCGGCTCATACCGGCGGAGGGATTAGAAGCGATCGGACCGATGCGCCTCCTTTTCCCGCAACATCAACAAAAGGGAGAGAGGTGCCCGTCATGTCCATTTACACCAAATTGCTTCGCCGGCTGGCGATTGCGGCGACGGCCGCGACTTTGCCGTTCGGCGCCAGTGCCGCCGAAAAGACGCTGACGATCTACACCTATGAGAGTTTCATCAGCGAATGGGGCCCTGGCGCGAAAGCCGCCGAGGCCTTCGAGAAAACCTGCGACTGCGAGGTCAATTATGTCGGCGTCGCCGATGGTGTCGAGCTTCTGACGCGACTGAAGCTCGAAGGCGAGCAATCGAAGGCGGACATCGTGCTCGGTCTCGACACCAACCTCGTCGCGGAAGCCAAGGCGACGGGCTTTTTCGCCCCGCACGATCTCGACACCGCCGCCTTGAAGGTTCCGGGCGGCTTCTCCGACGACACTTTCGTTCCGTATGACTACGGCCATTTCGCCGTGATCTACGATACCGAAACCGTGAAGACCCCGCCGAAGAGCCTGAAAGAACTGGTCGACGGCGATCCTTCGCAAAAGATCGTCATCGAGGATCCCCGCACCTCGACACCGGGCCTCGGGCTGCTGCTCTGGGTGAAATCGGTCTATGGGGACGAGGCAGCCGCCGCCTGGGCCAAGCTCAAGGACCGGGTGTTGACCGTGACCCCCGGCTGGTCGGAAGCCTACGGCCTCTTCACCAAGGGCGAAGCGCCGATGGTGCTGTCCTACACCACCTCGCCCGCCTATCACATGGTGGCGGAAAACACCGAACGCTATCAGGCCGCGCCCTTCGCCGAGGGCCACTACATCCAGATCGAAGTGGCCGGCGTGACGAAGAACACCAAGGAACCGGAACTCGCCAAAGAGTTTCTGGCCTTCATGACCGGTCCGGAATTCCAGTCGATCATTCCGACGACCAACTGGATGATGCCGGTTGCGGAAACCAAGGAACCCCTGCCGGACGCCTTCGGCAAGCTCGTCAAGCCGGAAAAGACATTCCTGATGTCTTCCGAGGAGGTCGCCGCCAATCGCAAGGCGTGGATCGACGAATGGCTGGCGGCCATGAGCAAGAACTGAGGCAGGCTTGTCCGGTGCTACCGAAAGACGGATGACGATAGCCGCCGGGGCCTTCAGCCTCGGCGGCATTCTGCTGTTCGTCGCCCTCGCCGTCGTCGCCCTCCTCGCGCAGTCGAGCGGTGGTTATGCCGGCGCCCCGTTCGACGCCTATGTCTGGCGCGTCACCCGCTTCACGCTGCTTCAGGCGAGCCTCTCGACGATCCTCTCCGTTCTATTCGCGATCCCGGTGGCGCGTGCGCTTGCCCGGCAGGCAAGTTTTCCCGGCCGCATCTGGCTGCTGCGGCTGATGGCGCTGCCGCTCGGCCTGCCCGCTCTCGTCGCAGCGCTCGGCCTCATTCAGGTCTGGGGCCGGCAAGGCTTTCTCAATACCGTCCTCGTCGCGATCGGGCTCAACGATCCGATCAGCATCTATGGGCTTTTCGGCATTCTTCTCGCCCACGTCTTCTTCAACATGCCGCTTGCGGCGCGGCTGATGCTTGCGGGGATCGAGCGGATTCCGGGCGAATACTGGCGTACCACCGCCAATCTCGGCATGCCCTCGGTCGCAATCTTCCGCTTCATCGAATGGCCGGCGATCCGAGGGCTGTTGCCGGGCATCGCCGGTCTCATCTTCATGCTCTGCGCCACCAGTTTCACGCTCGTGCTGACACTCGGCGGGGGACCTGCGGCAAGCACGATCGAAGTGGCGATCTATCAGGCGTTGCGCTTCGATTTCGACCCGCCGCGTGCGATCGCCCTTTCCGGCCTTCAGGTCGCCTTGACGGGTGCCCTGCTTCTCGTTCTGAAGGTGCTGGCGCCGCCACCGCCGGAGAGCGAGACGACCGGCAAGGCAATGAGGCGGTTCGACGGCGTGAGTGGCCGGTCACGACTCGCCGACGGGCTCTGGCTCATCCTTGCGCTCGCTTTCGTCGGACTGCCGTTCGCCGCGATCGCCTATTCCGGCCTGCAGGCGGACTTGCCGAGGCTCGCCCGCGATGCTGCCGTACACCGTGCCTTCGCCACCAGCGCTGTGATTGCTTTTCTTTCGGGCGCGACAGCCGTTGGAGCGACCGCCGTGATGATCCGCGCGCAGCAGGTTACCTTGATGCGACGACAGGCGGGAGCCGCCGCCCGCGGGTTTACCGGCATGATCGGCGCCAGCACCTCCTTCGTCCTGCTGGTGCCGCCGGTCATCCTCGGCGCTGGCTGGTTCCTGCTGTTGCGCCCCGTCGGCGATGTCGCGCGTCTTGCGCCGGCCGTCGTCATCGCCATCAATGCTCTGATGGCGCTTCCCTTCGTCCATCGCGTGCTCGCTCCGGCAATGGCCACCCATGCGGCACGGACGGATCGACTGGCGGCGAGCCTCGGTATCGCGGGCTTTCATCGCTTGCGATGGATCGACTGGCCACCGCTGCGTCGACCCTTGCTCATGGCCTTCTCTTTCGCCATGGCCTTGTCCCTCGGCGATCTTGGGGCAGTGGCCCTGTTCGGCTCGCAGGACATGACAACCTTGCCTTGGCTGCTCTACAGCCGCATGGGAAGCTACCGCACCGCCGACGCTGCGGGACTTGCATTTATCCTCGGCCTCATCTGCCTGGTCCTCACCGTGCTCGGTACGGCGGGAGACAACGGCGCGCGCGAAGGAAGAGACGCATGAATTCGCCCGCCTCCGTTTCCGCGGCTGTTTCACTCAAGGACGTCGAAGTGCGTTTCGAAACGACGACGCTCATGTTCGACTGCGTGATTCCGCCCGGCCAGATCGTCGCGGTCGCCGGTGCTTCGGGGTCTGGGAAGTCGACACTGTTCAACGTCATCGCCGGATTTGAAGAACCGGGGCAAGGCGCAGTTCATATTCTCGGCGAAGACATGGCGGCGCGCCTGCCGGCCGAACGCCCGGTGTCGGTCATCTTCCAGGAGCATAACCTCTTTGTCCATCTCGACGCGGCAACCAATGTCGGCTTCGGCATCAACCCGGCGCTGCGCCTGTCCGCCGTCGACCGCGCCAAGGTGGCCGATGCGTTGAAGCGTGTCGGCCTCGACGGCTTCGGCGGGAGATTGGCGCCGACGCTTTCCGGCGGCGAACGTCAGCGCGTGGCACTTGCCCGTGCGCTCGTCCGCCACCGTCCGCTGCTCCTGCTTGACGAACCCTTTGCCGCTCTCGACCCGGGCATGAGAGCGGAAATGCGCGAACTTTTGCGCGACCTCCACGACGAGGAAGGCAATACGATCCTGATGATCACGCATCATCCCGATGATGTGAGACTGCTCGCCGACAGCGTGCTTTTCCTCGACCGGGGGCGTATCATCGCTCATGACCCCGTCGATCGTTTTGTCGAACGGCGCGACATCACGGCGATCAACCGCTTCCTCGGCCGCGAATGAGGCTGGCCGTCGGCCGGCCACGGCAGCAATTCAAGGCGCATTTGAAAACACACACGGCGCAGGAGAGAATTTTTCGCCAAATTGCCGTTCGCCACAATTTGACCGCCGCGCTGTGCGACGCGCGGAATATCTGACGGTTGGCGCGATGTTCGCGCATCCGTTGCTGTGATACCACGGGGCAACTATTTCTACGGGGATCAGCTAGGCAGACGGCGCTGAAATCGTTACAGCACGATCATGGCTGAAACACCCAGGCTGGGACACTGTATCCGGCTGAAAAAGTAGGATTTTTCAACGTCGGCGCTCAAGTTGTGGCATGCGCCGGCGGAGGGGAACGGGCTGAGGCATGATTAGGCGTACAGTCATCGATGGCCGGATTCCGACGCGACGCGGCGGCAAGAATGCACGATTAATGGTTGCATTCCTGGCGACTGCGCTCCTGTCCGCCTGCCAATCGGTGATTGAACAGACCTACGAGCCAACCGTTTCGCCGTCGTCAAATCCGCAGATCGTCGAGGAAGTGCAGAAGAACGATCCGCGCGCCCAGCTCGGCGCGCGCGAACACCCGCGGATCGTCGCGAGCTACGGCGGCGAATACAAGGACGCCAAGACCGAACGACTGGTGGCGCGCATCACCGGCGCGCTGACGGCGGTTTCGGAAAATCCGCAGCAGTCCTATCGCATCACCATTCTCAATTCACCGGCGATCAACGCCTTTGCGCTTCCCGGCGGTTATCTCTACGTCACGCGCGGTCTCCTGGCGCTTGCCAACGATGCCTCCGAGGTCGCTGCCGTGCTCTCGCACGAGATGGCGCACGTCACCGCAAACCACGGCATCGAGCGCCAGCAGCGCGAAGAGGCCGAGGTGATCGCGAGCCGGGTCGTCTCCGAAGTGCTTTCCTCCAATCTGGCTGGGAAACAGGCGCTTGCCCGCGGCAAGCTGCGGCTCGCCGCCTTCTCGCGCAATCAGGAGCTCCAGGCCGACGTGATCGGCGTGCGCATGCTCGGCGAGGCAGGATACGACCCCTACGCCGCCGCCCGTTTCCTCGATTCGATGGCGGCCTACGCCCGCTTCACGGCGGTCGACCCGGAAGCCGACCAGAGCCTCGACTTCCTGTCGAGCCACCCCAACGCGCCGCAGCGCGTCGAACTGGCGCGCCGCCACGCGCGCGCCTTTGGCGTCGAGGGCACGATTGGTGATCGCGGACGCGATTACTATCTGGCCGGTATCGATGGCATCCTCTATGGCGACAGCCCGCAGGAGGGTTATGTCCGGGGCCAGACATTCCTGCATGGCCAGCTCGGCATCCGCTTCGACGTGCCGGTCGGCTTTCAGATCGACAACAAGGCCGAGGCGGTGCTCGCGACCGGCCCGGGTGACATCGCGATCCGCTTCGACGGGGTCGCCGATACGGCTGGGCGCAGCCTCACCGACTACATCGCCAGCGGCTGGGTCACCGGCTTGCAGCCGGATACGATTCATCCGATCTCCGTCAATGGCCTCGAGGCAGCAACGGCGCGGGCGTCCGCCGATCGCTGGGATTTCGATGTCACCGTGATCCGCATCGACAACCGCATCTACCGTTTCCTGACCGCCGTACCCAAAGGATCGAGCGCGCTCGAAAGCGCGGCGAGCCAACTGCGCAGCTCTTTCCGCCGCATGACCCGGGCGGAAGTTCAATCGCTGAAGCCGTTACGCATTCGCGTGGTCACTGTGAGATCCGGCGACACGATGGCGACGCTCGCCGCCCGGATGATGGGGACGGATCGCAAACTCGATCTCTTCCGCTTGATCAACGCGATGCAGATCACCTCCACCGTCAAACCTGGCGACAAAGTGAAGATCATTTCCGAATAGGGTGGTGGATAGCTTTTCTCTGTGGCCGGCGTGCTACTGCCTGTTTCCCTGAATCGTAACCGAATTGAGGATAAGAGCATGCAGCAATTCAAAGTGCTACAGCGCACCTGATAAGACGCGCGGCGCTTAACGTGCTGGCGAATGCTCCTTTCGGGAATTGCCGCGATCGGATTCGTCGCCGGCCGCTCGGAACAAATCCTGTCGATTGCCACAGCCACGAGGATTTATCTTCAATGAGAAGCCTCCGCCCGACAACGCTCAAAGTTTTCGCGGCCGCATCCCTCTTCTTCAATCCGTTGACCCACGCGGCCGCCAGCGATGGCCGAGTAGCGCTCCAACGCGTCGTGAACGAAGCGATCCGCCCCTTGATGGAGCAATACGACATTCCGGGGATGGCTGTCGCGGTCACGGTTCAGGGAAGGAAATACGTCTATAACTATGGCGTCGCCTCGAAAGAGAGCCGGCAAGAGGTCACCGACGCGACGCTCTTCGAGATCGGCTCGATCAGCAAGACGTTCGCAGCGACCCTTGCCTCCTACGCTGAAGTGCGCGGGGCCCTCTCATTCTCCGATCATGCCAGCAAATATATGCCAGCGCTCGCCGGAAGCAGCTTCGATAGGATCAAGCTGCTCGAACTCGGCACCTATACGGCCGGTGGCTTGCCCCTGCAGTTTCCGGATTCCGTCGCGGACCCGAAGGAGATGATCAGCTATTTCAGAAGCTGGCGCCCGAGCTACGAGCCCGGCACGTATCGGGTCTACTCGAACCCCAGTATCGGACTGTTCGGCCACCTGGCCGCCGAAAGCATGGGCGAGCCGTTCGACGATCTGATGGAGAAGAAGCTTTTCCCGGAGCTTGGCCTTACCCAGACCTTTATCAGCGTCCCTGAGGATCACATGGGCGACTACGCCTACGGCTACTCGAAGGAGGGTAAACCTGTCCGAGTAAACCCGGGTGTTTTGGACTCGGAAGCCTATGGCGTGAAGACGACTGCGGCGGATTTGCTTCGTTTCGTCGAGGCAAATATTGACGCATCAAAGCTCGACGAAATGCTCCAGCGGGCGATCGCTGCTACGCATGTCGGCCACTACAAGGTGGGCGACATGACGCAGGGACTAGGGTGGGAGATGTATGCCTATCCGGCCGATCTCGAGCAACTGCTGGCCGGAAACTCGGCTGAGCTGAGCTTCAAGCCGAACAAGGTGGCCAAGCTTGCGCGGCGACTGCCACCGCGAAAAGACGTGCTGATCAACAAGACGGGCTCGACGAACGGCTTCGGCGCCTATGCCGCCTTCGTCCCCGCGAAAGGCATCGGCATCGTCTTGTTGGCCAACAGGAACTACCCTATTCCGGCTCGCGTAACAGTCGCCTATCGAATATTGGCGGCCTTGGACAGTGAGCTCGGAACGGCGAGTGCACGCTAAAGCGCCGCGCGTCTTATCAGGCGCGCGAAGGACGCTGCAGCACTTTGAACTGCTGCATGTTTTTGTCCTTAAATCGGCTAGGATTTAAGGAGACATGCAGTAGAGTTCTGCAGCGGTTTCGCGTTGGTTAGTGTATCCCGGAAGCCAATGCCGGCGCCCTGGCAGCGAGCGCGGCACGCAACTTTTCCAGCGCCCGGGTCTCGATCTGCCTGACGCGCTCCTTCGAGATGCCGAGGTCGACACCCAGCTCCTCCAGCGTCGCGCCGTCCTCCGACAAACGCCGGGCGCGGATGATCTTCATCTCACGCTCGCTCAACTCCCCAAGCGCGATATGAAGCCAGCGCCGAGCACGTTCGCCGTCAATCATGTCGCTGACCTGTTCGTCGGGCAGCGGCGCTTCGCTCGCAAGGAAGTCGAGCCGCTCCCCGCCGTCCGAGTCTCCGTGGCCGACAGGGGCCTGTAGCGACGCGTCGCTTCCGGACAGGCGCGCATCCATCGTCTGCACGTCGGCAAGGCTGACGCCCAGCGCCGCGGCAATCTCCTCATGCATCGCCTGCGAGGTCAGTTGCCGGTCGCCTTGGGCCAGACGCGCACGCAATCTCCTGAGGTTGAAGAACAGCGCCTTTTGCGCCGAGCTTGTTCCGCCGCGCACGATCGACCAGTTGCGCAGGACATAGTCCTGCATCGATGCGCGGATCCACCAGGTGGCATAGGTCGAGAAGCGAACGTCCCGACTTGGCTCGAAACGCGCCGCCGCCTCCAGCAGGCCAACGTGCCCCTCCTGGACGAGATCGCTCATAGGCAACCCAAAGCTGCGGAATTTGGCCGCCATGGCGATCACCAGGCGCATATGCGCCATGGCGATCTTGTTGCGCGCCTCCTGATCGTTGTTGTCCCTCCAGGCCTGCGCCAGGGCATGCTCCTCGTCGCGTTCGAGATAGGGCGCATCCATGGCAATCTTGATCATGCGCCTGTCTGCAGTAAGGGTCTTCATCGGTCGCTCCGTAGCTGGCGCCGGGGCGCCGTTAACGATTGAACTCGAAGGGCCAAACGCTGGTCGGAGCATCCGGCGACGGGGGACGGCGAGCGCCAGGATCGTACTTGAAGAACCGGTGTAGCGCCCTAAATCGAAGATACGAACCTGAAACGGTGAACGAACACAGAACCAAGGTCGTCCGGGCAGCAAAGGCGAAGACCTTCGTACCGGCCAATCCTAACGCGTGCCAGCGCAAAAAGTTCCCCCGCTTGCGATGATTTCCGAACGATCGCTTCTGCAAAGAGCCGATCGTTGATCGGGGTCCAGAGCCGCGCGCCTTGTCAGATGCCCAGAGGACGCTGCAGCACGTTGAATGCCGCATGGCTTTTTCGTCCTTGAATCGGTTGCGATTTCAGGAACATGCAACAACGGACAAAGAAAAAGCCCGGCGCGAGGCCGGGCTCTTGGGTTTTGGTTGTGTGGGACTGCGGCTTTAAGCGGCCTCGTCCTGGGTATCGTCTTCGTCGATGGCCTTGCCGCGCTTCGGCCCCTTGTTCAGGTTGGCTTCGACGAGGCGTACCGCCTCCGTTTCCGACATCTTGTTGACGGCAGCGATTTCGCGCGCCATGCGATCAAGAGCGGCTTCATAAAGCTGGCGTTCGGAATAGGACTGTTCGGGCTGGTTTTCCGCACGATAGAGATCGCGCACCACCTCCGCGATGGAGATAAGGTCGCCGGAATTGATCTTGGCATCGTATTCCTGGGCACGACGGGACCACATGGTCCGCTTCACGCGTGCCTTGCCCTGCACGACCTTCAGCGCACGATCGACGAAATCGGTTTCGGACAGCTTGCGCATGCCGATGCTGACGGCTTTCGCCACCGGCACCTTGAGACGCATCTTGTCCTTCTCGAAATCGATGACAAAAAGCTCGAGCTTCATGCCAGCGACTTCCTGCTCCTCAATCGCAACGATCTGGCCAACACCATGAGCCGGATATACGATCGATTCACCGGTCTTGAAGCCTTGGCGCGTTGAAGATTTTTTCTGCTGGGTCGTCATTCGTTTCAAAAACTCCCTATTGCGCACCCGGCCTCTCAAAGGCCGGGGCCGGG includes:
- a CDS encoding M48 family metalloprotease, which produces MVAFLATALLSACQSVIEQTYEPTVSPSSNPQIVEEVQKNDPRAQLGAREHPRIVASYGGEYKDAKTERLVARITGALTAVSENPQQSYRITILNSPAINAFALPGGYLYVTRGLLALANDASEVAAVLSHEMAHVTANHGIERQQREEAEVIASRVVSEVLSSNLAGKQALARGKLRLAAFSRNQELQADVIGVRMLGEAGYDPYAAARFLDSMAAYARFTAVDPEADQSLDFLSSHPNAPQRVELARRHARAFGVEGTIGDRGRDYYLAGIDGILYGDSPQEGYVRGQTFLHGQLGIRFDVPVGFQIDNKAEAVLATGPGDIAIRFDGVADTAGRSLTDYIASGWVTGLQPDTIHPISVNGLEAATARASADRWDFDVTVIRIDNRIYRFLTAVPKGSSALESAASQLRSSFRRMTRAEVQSLKPLRIRVVTVRSGDTMATLAARMMGTDRKLDLFRLINAMQITSTVKPGDKVKIISE
- a CDS encoding thiamine diphosphokinase, whose amino-acid sequence is MAQQTFTILLGGALTRTERLAKQLSGSRFIAADGGMRHAKALGIVPELWVGDFDSTDDALLAAFAAVPRERYPAAKSATDGEIGVEAALARGATSLIFVGALGGTRSDHAFLHLLRAVAIAEEGLPVLMTSGEEEAHPLLPGSREIDLPKGSLFSILGLSALSGLSIDNARYPLDDFALPFGSSRTISNVAEGPVRFSLKSGRAVILARPYDLSGA
- a CDS encoding RNA polymerase factor sigma-32, producing MKTLTADRRMIKIAMDAPYLERDEEHALAQAWRDNNDQEARNKIAMAHMRLVIAMAAKFRSFGLPMSDLVQEGHVGLLEAAARFEPSRDVRFSTYATWWIRASMQDYVLRNWSIVRGGTSSAQKALFFNLRRLRARLAQGDRQLTSQAMHEEIAAALGVSLADVQTMDARLSGSDASLQAPVGHGDSDGGERLDFLASEAPLPDEQVSDMIDGERARRWLHIALGELSEREMKIIRARRLSEDGATLEELGVDLGISKERVRQIETRALEKLRAALAARAPALASGIH
- the ampC gene encoding class C beta-lactamase — encoded protein: MRSLRPTTLKVFAAASLFFNPLTHAAASDGRVALQRVVNEAIRPLMEQYDIPGMAVAVTVQGRKYVYNYGVASKESRQEVTDATLFEIGSISKTFAATLASYAEVRGALSFSDHASKYMPALAGSSFDRIKLLELGTYTAGGLPLQFPDSVADPKEMISYFRSWRPSYEPGTYRVYSNPSIGLFGHLAAESMGEPFDDLMEKKLFPELGLTQTFISVPEDHMGDYAYGYSKEGKPVRVNPGVLDSEAYGVKTTAADLLRFVEANIDASKLDEMLQRAIAATHVGHYKVGDMTQGLGWEMYAYPADLEQLLAGNSAELSFKPNKVAKLARRLPPRKDVLINKTGSTNGFGAYAAFVPAKGIGIVLLANRNYPIPARVTVAYRILAALDSELGTASAR
- a CDS encoding GNAT family N-acetyltransferase produces the protein MPDMLVRLYALPERRASRLGPGISIRRAMAPERGIVLAWIEERFGAGWAGEAEAAFSSTPTRIHVAVHEGRIVGFACHDVTALGFFGPTGVDEAMRGQGIGEALLIESLMAMRTAGYGYAIIGGVGPADFYARTVGAVEIPDSTPGIYAGMLFPGEAPPED
- a CDS encoding thiamine ABC transporter ATP-binding protein, with product MNSPASVSAAVSLKDVEVRFETTTLMFDCVIPPGQIVAVAGASGSGKSTLFNVIAGFEEPGQGAVHILGEDMAARLPAERPVSVIFQEHNLFVHLDAATNVGFGINPALRLSAVDRAKVADALKRVGLDGFGGRLAPTLSGGERQRVALARALVRHRPLLLLDEPFAALDPGMRAEMRELLRDLHDEEGNTILMITHHPDDVRLLADSVLFLDRGRIIAHDPVDRFVERRDITAINRFLGRE
- the thiP gene encoding thiamine/thiamine pyrophosphate ABC transporter permease ThiP, translated to MTIAAGAFSLGGILLFVALAVVALLAQSSGGYAGAPFDAYVWRVTRFTLLQASLSTILSVLFAIPVARALARQASFPGRIWLLRLMALPLGLPALVAALGLIQVWGRQGFLNTVLVAIGLNDPISIYGLFGILLAHVFFNMPLAARLMLAGIERIPGEYWRTTANLGMPSVAIFRFIEWPAIRGLLPGIAGLIFMLCATSFTLVLTLGGGPAASTIEVAIYQALRFDFDPPRAIALSGLQVALTGALLLVLKVLAPPPPESETTGKAMRRFDGVSGRSRLADGLWLILALAFVGLPFAAIAYSGLQADLPRLARDAAVHRAFATSAVIAFLSGATAVGATAVMIRAQQVTLMRRQAGAAARGFTGMIGASTSFVLLVPPVILGAGWFLLLRPVGDVARLAPAVVIAINALMALPFVHRVLAPAMATHAARTDRLAASLGIAGFHRLRWIDWPPLRRPLLMAFSFAMALSLGDLGAVALFGSQDMTTLPWLLYSRMGSYRTADAAGLAFILGLICLVLTVLGTAGDNGAREGRDA
- a CDS encoding CarD family transcriptional regulator; this encodes MTTQQKKSSTRQGFKTGESIVYPAHGVGQIVAIEEQEVAGMKLELFVIDFEKDKMRLKVPVAKAVSIGMRKLSETDFVDRALKVVQGKARVKRTMWSRRAQEYDAKINSGDLISIAEVVRDLYRAENQPEQSYSERQLYEAALDRMAREIAAVNKMSETEAVRLVEANLNKGPKRGKAIDEDDTQDEAA
- the thiB gene encoding thiamine ABC transporter substrate binding subunit, with protein sequence MSIYTKLLRRLAIAATAATLPFGASAAEKTLTIYTYESFISEWGPGAKAAEAFEKTCDCEVNYVGVADGVELLTRLKLEGEQSKADIVLGLDTNLVAEAKATGFFAPHDLDTAALKVPGGFSDDTFVPYDYGHFAVIYDTETVKTPPKSLKELVDGDPSQKIVIEDPRTSTPGLGLLLWVKSVYGDEAAAAWAKLKDRVLTVTPGWSEAYGLFTKGEAPMVLSYTTSPAYHMVAENTERYQAAPFAEGHYIQIEVAGVTKNTKEPELAKEFLAFMTGPEFQSIIPTTNWMMPVAETKEPLPDAFGKLVKPEKTFLMSSEEVAANRKAWIDEWLAAMSKN